In a genomic window of Shouchella clausii:
- the atpB gene encoding F0F1 ATP synthase subunit A, with the protein MPEHHQYQFEFMGLLFNGTTMITTTIAMAIVVIITVIGCRKLAMRPTGLQNFIEWVVDFCRGIIKANMDWKVGGRFIVLAYALLFYVFVANMMGIPFELVTKEGHNVFWKSPTSDPVLTLTMAVFIVVLTHIYGIMVTGPSTYGKSWFTPKWFLFPFKVIEEGSNALTLGMRLFGNIYAKEILMLLLVSLGTTAVYWGIFAFVPLIVWQAFSIFIGSLQAYIFAMLAMVYMSHKVEQH; encoded by the coding sequence TTGCCGGAACATCATCAATATCAATTTGAATTCATGGGTTTGCTCTTTAATGGGACAACCATGATAACGACGACGATTGCAATGGCCATCGTGGTGATTATTACAGTCATTGGCTGCCGCAAATTGGCTATGCGTCCGACTGGGCTTCAAAATTTTATCGAGTGGGTAGTGGACTTTTGTCGTGGAATCATTAAGGCGAACATGGATTGGAAAGTGGGCGGCCGTTTTATTGTCCTCGCGTATGCGCTGCTTTTCTATGTGTTTGTTGCTAATATGATGGGGATTCCATTTGAATTAGTAACAAAAGAAGGCCATAACGTTTTTTGGAAATCGCCGACGTCTGATCCGGTTCTAACACTGACAATGGCTGTATTTATTGTCGTTTTGACCCATATTTATGGAATCATGGTGACAGGCCCATCTACTTATGGGAAAAGTTGGTTTACACCAAAATGGTTTTTGTTTCCATTTAAAGTGATTGAGGAAGGGTCAAATGCGTTAACTCTTGGTATGCGGCTTTTTGGGAATATTTATGCGAAAGAAATTCTTATGCTTCTTCTCGTTTCGTTAGGAACGACAGCGGTTTATTGGGGCATCTTCGCTTTTGTGCCGCTCATTGTGTGGCAAGCATTTAGTATTTTTATTGGTTCATTGCAAGCGTACATTTTTGCGATGTTGGCAATGGTGTACATGTCCCACAAAGTGGAACAACATTAA
- the atpE gene encoding F0F1 ATP synthase subunit C — MTELAIGIAAGLAAIGGAIGVAIIVKAVIEGTARQPEQRGTLQTLMFIGAPLAEAVPIIAIVIAFLLFFMG, encoded by the coding sequence ATGACAGAATTAGCGATTGGGATTGCAGCAGGTCTTGCAGCAATCGGGGGAGCAATTGGCGTAGCCATTATCGTTAAGGCAGTAATTGAAGGAACTGCACGTCAACCAGAACAACGCGGTACGCTACAAACGCTCATGTTTATTGGCGCGCCACTTGCAGAGGCCGTTCCGATTATTGCGATCGTTATTGCGTTCTTACTCTTCTTTATGGGATAA
- the atpF gene encoding F0F1 ATP synthase subunit B has product MVIEWGTALYQLLAFAVLLLILSKFALKPLLGVMQKRQDMINEQIDSAEQNRKEAEKLLAEQREEMQKARVEARELIENAKKAGEQQGQEMVRAAKEEAQRIHQQALAEIQNEKDQAVAALREQVASLSVLIAQKVIEKELDASEQDQLVQEYLKQASEEL; this is encoded by the coding sequence ATGGTCATCGAATGGGGCACAGCCCTCTACCAACTATTGGCATTCGCTGTGTTGCTTTTAATTCTTTCTAAATTTGCCCTCAAGCCGCTTCTTGGCGTCATGCAAAAACGGCAAGATATGATTAATGAGCAAATTGATTCAGCGGAACAAAACCGCAAGGAAGCTGAAAAACTGCTTGCAGAACAGCGGGAAGAAATGCAAAAGGCGCGAGTCGAAGCGCGTGAACTGATTGAAAATGCAAAAAAAGCAGGCGAACAGCAAGGGCAGGAAATGGTCCGCGCCGCCAAAGAAGAAGCACAGCGCATTCACCAGCAAGCGTTGGCGGAAATCCAAAACGAAAAAGACCAGGCTGTAGCCGCTCTTCGCGAACAGGTTGCGTCTCTCTCTGTCTTAATTGCACAGAAAGTTATTGAAAAAGAACTTGACGCAAGCGAGCAAGACCAGCTTGTCCAAGAGTATCTTAAACAAGCGAGCGAAGAGCTATGA
- a CDS encoding F0F1 ATP synthase subunit delta: MSNKAVANRYAVALFELAEEKGQTDVFERELELVQEVFETTPQLETVLAQPGLSADKKQALLRDAFQAHLSPAVMNTINLLMERGRYSEIVGLAGEYKQLNDDKKGIAEATVFSVKALSDSEKNQIAAVFAPKAGKRELRVVNVVDSALIGGLKVRVGDRVFDGSIQGQLKRLEKQLVAGQ, from the coding sequence ATGAGCAACAAGGCAGTAGCAAATCGTTACGCTGTTGCTCTTTTTGAGTTAGCGGAAGAAAAAGGGCAAACGGATGTGTTTGAACGGGAGCTTGAACTGGTACAGGAAGTGTTTGAAACGACGCCTCAATTAGAAACGGTGTTAGCCCAACCTGGGCTTTCTGCTGATAAAAAGCAAGCGCTCCTTCGGGATGCGTTTCAGGCTCATCTAAGTCCAGCAGTGATGAATACGATCAATTTGCTAATGGAACGGGGCCGTTATTCAGAAATCGTGGGCCTCGCTGGTGAATACAAACAATTAAACGATGACAAAAAAGGAATTGCTGAAGCAACTGTTTTTTCGGTTAAGGCGCTTTCGGACAGTGAAAAGAATCAAATTGCTGCCGTGTTTGCCCCAAAAGCTGGAAAACGGGAACTGCGAGTTGTGAATGTCGTCGATTCTGCTTTAATAGGCGGATTAAAAGTTCGTGTAGGCGACCGTGTCTTTGACGGTAGCATCCAAGGGCAGCTGAAACGCCTCGAAAAGCAATTGGTAGCAGGACAATAA
- the atpA gene encoding F0F1 ATP synthase subunit alpha — MASIKATEISSLIKQQIDQFETTVNVQDVGTVIRVGDGIAFAHGLDNVMAGELLEFSTGVMGMAQNLEEDSVGIIILGPYTDIREGDEVKRTGRIMEVPVGSELLGRVVNPLGQPLDGLGPVHTSKTRPIESPAPGVMARKSVHEPLQTGIKSIDSMIPIGRGQRELIIGDRQTGKTAIAIDTIINQKDQDMICVYVAIGQKESTVSGVVETLRQRGALEYTIVVSASASDPAPLLFLAPYTGVSMAEEFMYNGKHVLVIYDDLSKQAAAYREMSLLLRRPPGREAFPGDVFYLHSRLLERAAKLNDDLGGGSITALPFIETQAGDVSAYIPTNVISITDGQVFLQSDLFHSGVRPAVNPGISVSRVGNSAQIKAMKKVVGTLRLDLAAYRELEAFAQFGSDLDAATQARLNRGERTVELLKQDLHQPLPVEKQVAIIYALTKGYLDDVPVADCRRFESELFTYLESNNNELLEHIRTTGNLPEESDLKAAIEAFKKGFVASNE, encoded by the coding sequence ATGGCAAGCATTAAAGCGACAGAAATTAGCTCGCTCATTAAGCAACAGATCGACCAATTTGAAACAACGGTCAATGTGCAAGACGTAGGGACTGTTATTCGCGTCGGGGACGGTATTGCCTTCGCTCACGGGCTCGACAATGTCATGGCCGGCGAGCTACTTGAGTTCTCGACTGGGGTAATGGGAATGGCCCAAAACCTGGAAGAAGACAGTGTTGGGATTATTATTTTAGGTCCGTATACAGACATTCGTGAAGGGGACGAAGTCAAACGGACTGGCCGGATTATGGAAGTACCAGTAGGAAGCGAGCTTCTTGGCCGCGTCGTCAACCCGCTTGGCCAGCCTTTAGACGGCCTAGGACCAGTGCATACAAGCAAAACGCGTCCAATTGAAAGCCCAGCTCCAGGGGTAATGGCACGGAAATCGGTCCATGAACCATTGCAAACAGGGATTAAGTCGATTGACTCCATGATTCCAATTGGCCGTGGACAGCGGGAATTGATTATCGGCGACCGCCAAACAGGTAAAACGGCAATTGCTATTGATACGATCATCAACCAAAAAGACCAAGACATGATTTGTGTGTATGTAGCGATTGGCCAAAAAGAATCAACCGTTTCAGGTGTAGTTGAAACGCTTCGTCAACGGGGCGCCCTTGAGTATACAATTGTCGTCTCTGCAAGTGCGTCTGACCCTGCGCCATTGCTTTTCTTGGCTCCGTATACAGGCGTATCCATGGCAGAAGAATTTATGTATAACGGCAAGCATGTCCTTGTCATTTATGATGACTTGTCAAAACAAGCAGCTGCTTACCGGGAAATGTCATTGCTCCTTCGCCGCCCTCCAGGTCGCGAAGCTTTCCCAGGGGATGTTTTCTACTTGCACTCCCGCTTGTTAGAACGTGCTGCGAAATTGAATGATGACTTAGGAGGCGGCTCCATTACCGCGCTTCCATTCATTGAAACACAAGCCGGTGATGTTTCTGCTTATATTCCAACAAACGTTATTTCGATTACAGATGGACAAGTGTTCTTACAGTCCGACTTGTTCCACTCAGGCGTTCGCCCAGCAGTAAACCCAGGGATTTCTGTATCCCGTGTTGGTAATTCAGCACAAATTAAAGCGATGAAAAAAGTAGTGGGAACGCTGCGTCTTGACTTGGCTGCATACCGGGAACTTGAGGCGTTTGCCCAATTCGGTTCCGACTTGGATGCGGCAACGCAAGCGCGCTTGAACCGTGGTGAGCGCACAGTTGAATTGCTGAAGCAAGATTTGCACCAGCCGCTTCCGGTTGAAAAGCAAGTAGCAATTATTTACGCGCTGACGAAGGGCTATTTGGATGATGTACCTGTGGCTGATTGCCGCCGGTTTGAGTCTGAACTATTCACATATCTTGAAAGCAACAACAATGAATTGCTTGAGCATATTCGCACAACGGGCAATTTGCCTGAAGAAAGCGATTTGAAAGCAGCAATTGAAGCGTTTAAAAAAGGTTTTGTCGCTTCTAACGAATAG
- the atpG gene encoding ATP synthase F1 subunit gamma, whose product MASLRDIKNRINSTKKTRQITKAMQMVSAAKLNRAQEKAQSYEVYAKKMREVVGNIAQAGSDTSHPMLEERPVKKTGYILMTSDTGLAGGYNSSLLRDMMKTINERHASEDEYAIIVLGRIGRDLLRTRKQPIIQEMIEVPDQPTFNDVSGLAKSSVEMFADGVFDELYIWYNHFVSPMTQRVTEQKLLPLASVNEGDEKSSSSLYEFEPSEQQILEAVLPRYAESLIYGALLDAKASEFGARMTAMSAATDNASALIDELTLSYNRARQAAITQEITEIVGGAAALE is encoded by the coding sequence ATGGCTTCTTTGCGCGACATTAAAAACCGGATAAACTCAACAAAAAAAACGAGGCAAATTACAAAGGCGATGCAAATGGTTTCAGCGGCTAAGCTGAACCGCGCCCAAGAAAAAGCGCAATCGTATGAAGTGTATGCCAAAAAAATGCGCGAAGTCGTTGGCAACATCGCTCAGGCAGGCAGTGATACAAGCCATCCGATGCTTGAAGAACGGCCTGTGAAAAAGACAGGTTATATTTTGATGACATCGGATACCGGCCTTGCAGGCGGCTATAATTCCAGCTTGCTGCGCGATATGATGAAAACTATCAATGAACGCCACGCTTCTGAAGACGAGTATGCGATTATTGTTCTTGGCCGCATCGGCCGCGACTTGCTCCGTACCCGGAAACAGCCGATCATTCAAGAAATGATTGAGGTCCCTGACCAACCTACTTTTAATGACGTAAGCGGGTTGGCCAAGTCTTCGGTTGAAATGTTTGCCGACGGTGTATTTGATGAATTGTATATTTGGTATAACCACTTTGTGTCACCGATGACGCAACGGGTTACTGAACAAAAACTGTTGCCTCTTGCTTCTGTAAATGAAGGCGACGAGAAAAGCAGCTCCAGTTTATACGAATTTGAGCCGTCGGAACAACAAATTTTGGAGGCCGTTCTTCCACGTTATGCAGAAAGCTTAATTTATGGCGCTCTTCTTGACGCAAAAGCAAGTGAATTCGGCGCGAGAATGACAGCTATGAGCGCAGCTACTGATAATGCTTCTGCATTAATTGATGAATTGACGCTTTCCTACAACCGAGCGCGTCAAGCAGCAATCACACAAGAAATTACCGAAATCGTTGGCGGTGCAGCCGCACTCGAATAA
- the atpD gene encoding F0F1 ATP synthase subunit beta yields MSTGRIIQITGPVVDVKFPSGQLPEINNALTVNQQGAADGAVDVKVTLEVALHLGNDTVRTVAMGSTDGLMRGTEVLDTGGPISVPVGEETLGRVFNVLGEEIDLQEPVPEGTRRDPIHREAPSFEELTTTTEILETGIKVVDLLAPYTKGGKIGLFGGAGVGKTVLIQELINNVALEHGGISVFAGVGERTREGNDLYHEMKDAGVITKTAMVFGQMNEPPGARMRVALTGLTMAEYFRDEQGADVLLFIDNIFRFTQAGSEVSALLGRMPSAVGYQPTLATEMGQLQERITSTKKGSVTSIQAIYVPADDYTDPAPATTFAHLDATTNLERKLTEQGIYPAVDPLASTSRALSPEIVGEEHYNVARGVQQTLQKYRELQDIIAILGMEELSEEDKLIVARARRIQFFLSQNFHVAEQFTGQPGSYVPVKETIQGFKDILAGKYDDLPEDAFRLVGRIEEVVEKAKQMA; encoded by the coding sequence ATGTCAACAGGCCGTATCATTCAAATTACAGGGCCCGTCGTAGACGTGAAATTCCCAAGTGGACAGCTACCGGAAATCAATAACGCATTGACAGTCAACCAGCAAGGCGCAGCCGATGGCGCCGTTGATGTGAAAGTGACGTTAGAAGTAGCGCTTCACCTTGGAAACGATACAGTCCGCACGGTAGCAATGGGTTCAACTGACGGGCTTATGCGCGGAACAGAAGTCCTAGATACAGGCGGTCCTATCTCCGTCCCCGTTGGAGAAGAAACGCTCGGCCGCGTTTTTAATGTATTAGGTGAAGAGATTGACTTACAGGAGCCTGTGCCTGAAGGAACGCGCCGCGACCCAATCCACCGCGAGGCGCCAAGCTTCGAAGAACTGACAACGACGACTGAAATCCTTGAAACAGGCATTAAAGTCGTTGACTTGCTTGCTCCCTATACAAAGGGCGGAAAAATCGGCCTTTTTGGCGGTGCAGGTGTAGGGAAAACGGTCTTAATCCAAGAACTAATCAACAACGTTGCCCTTGAGCATGGCGGTATCTCTGTATTTGCTGGTGTCGGGGAACGGACACGTGAAGGAAATGACCTCTATCATGAAATGAAAGACGCCGGCGTTATCACCAAAACAGCGATGGTGTTCGGCCAAATGAACGAGCCACCTGGCGCCCGTATGCGTGTTGCTTTGACTGGCTTGACAATGGCCGAGTATTTCCGCGATGAACAAGGCGCAGATGTATTGTTGTTCATTGACAACATCTTCCGGTTTACGCAAGCTGGTTCAGAAGTGTCGGCTTTGCTTGGGCGTATGCCTTCAGCAGTAGGTTATCAGCCAACGCTTGCTACGGAAATGGGGCAGTTGCAAGAGCGTATTACATCGACGAAGAAAGGTTCGGTCACATCGATTCAGGCGATTTATGTACCTGCCGATGACTATACCGACCCAGCTCCGGCGACGACATTTGCCCACTTGGATGCCACAACAAACCTTGAACGTAAATTGACAGAACAAGGGATCTATCCAGCCGTGGACCCTCTTGCCTCCACATCACGTGCCCTTTCACCTGAGATTGTCGGTGAAGAGCATTACAATGTTGCACGAGGCGTGCAACAAACATTGCAAAAATATCGGGAACTGCAGGATATTATTGCGATCTTAGGGATGGAAGAACTGTCTGAAGAAGATAAATTGATTGTAGCTCGTGCTCGTCGTATCCAGTTCTTCCTGTCGCAGAATTTCCACGTCGCTGAGCAGTTTACAGGACAGCCAGGCTCTTATGTGCCGGTTAAAGAAACAATCCAAGGCTTTAAAGACATTCTTGCAGGCAAGTACGATGACCTCCCGGAAGATGCGTTCCGTCTCGTTGGCCGTATTGAAGAAGTCGTTGAAAAAGCCAAGCAAATGGCGTAA
- a CDS encoding F0F1 ATP synthase subunit epsilon: MATIQVSVITPDGAVYEGDAELVVVKTVEGELGIKAKHIPLVSPLAVGPARFIKEGKEEQVAVSSGFVEVRPDHVSILAEAAERPEQIDTERAQKAKERAEQRLASEHVDRKRAEAALQRAITRMDVAKHKGA, from the coding sequence GTGGCAACGATACAAGTCAGTGTCATCACGCCTGACGGGGCTGTCTATGAAGGAGATGCCGAATTGGTTGTCGTTAAGACAGTGGAAGGCGAACTTGGCATCAAAGCAAAACATATTCCGCTTGTCAGTCCGCTTGCTGTTGGCCCTGCTCGGTTCATCAAAGAAGGGAAAGAAGAACAGGTCGCGGTTTCTAGCGGTTTCGTAGAAGTCAGGCCAGACCATGTCTCTATTTTGGCCGAGGCGGCCGAACGTCCCGAGCAAATTGACACCGAACGTGCCCAAAAGGCAAAAGAACGTGCCGAGCAGCGGTTAGCAAGTGAGCATGTTGACAGAAAGCGGGCGGAAGCAGCCCTTCAACGTGCGATCACAAGAATGGATGTCGCCAAACATAAAGGCGCATAA
- a CDS encoding DUF1146 family protein — protein MTDGLGLGAFIHIVVNLLCLVIAWWALESFRFDLFVKNPKSKQAALLRVMCAIALGTLVARFLLDYFQATQLLPYLF, from the coding sequence TTGACGGACGGATTAGGTTTGGGAGCATTCATACATATTGTCGTGAATCTTCTTTGTCTTGTAATCGCTTGGTGGGCTCTTGAGTCGTTTCGCTTCGATCTGTTCGTTAAAAATCCAAAAAGCAAACAAGCTGCGTTGCTTAGAGTCATGTGTGCGATTGCTCTTGGTACTTTAGTCGCTCGCTTTCTCCTTGATTACTTTCAAGCAACACAACTTTTGCCCTATTTATTTTAG
- a CDS encoding YwmB family TATA-box binding protein, which yields MQKMIKAGFLAFVIGICGAMVFAPTHEKNKDQLLFAKAEAMLELAKQEQLHVISWQVRAKGNEEVLHSKGEYEQKVDAFAAEHPTFERQPLESNQDSWSEVFIQDMGNGLQEVVKWLAVKDEGQIILVKSYELIASTEESVFDQALLKERLNRLEMESALLFYQLTAETTTLNDDSLFATGKRYTEQLGATIQEVLKEETFVSLSAYNNEWDTGIALVNGNNMNVQVALRQNPDLGQQTRVTLGTPIITTEY from the coding sequence ATGCAAAAGATGATAAAAGCGGGTTTTTTGGCGTTTGTGATTGGGATTTGCGGGGCAATGGTTTTTGCACCCACACATGAAAAAAACAAGGATCAATTGCTTTTTGCGAAAGCAGAAGCGATGCTCGAATTAGCGAAACAGGAACAATTGCATGTCATTAGTTGGCAAGTTCGAGCAAAAGGAAATGAAGAAGTCCTTCATTCTAAAGGCGAGTATGAGCAAAAGGTCGATGCCTTTGCAGCCGAGCATCCAACTTTTGAACGGCAACCTTTGGAATCAAATCAGGACAGTTGGAGTGAAGTGTTCATTCAGGATATGGGGAACGGCCTGCAAGAAGTCGTTAAGTGGCTTGCTGTAAAGGACGAAGGCCAAATCATCCTGGTGAAGTCGTACGAGCTTATAGCGAGTACGGAAGAATCCGTTTTCGATCAAGCCCTATTAAAGGAACGCCTGAACCGTTTGGAAATGGAGTCAGCTTTGCTTTTTTACCAATTGACAGCTGAAACAACCACATTAAATGACGATTCGTTGTTCGCAACTGGCAAACGTTACACGGAGCAGCTTGGGGCAACAATCCAAGAAGTGCTGAAAGAAGAAACGTTTGTGTCTTTGTCTGCGTACAATAATGAATGGGACACTGGAATTGCTTTAGTAAACGGAAACAACATGAATGTTCAAGTTGCCTTGAGACAAAACCCAGACTTGGGCCAGCAGACAAGAGTAACTTTAGGAACGCCTATAATTACGACTGAATATTGA